A window of Leptotrichia wadei contains these coding sequences:
- a CDS encoding RNA-guided endonuclease TnpB family protein — translation MKYNLAFKYRIYPNKEQELLINKTFGCVRFVYNTILYTANKIYEETGKNKIITPASLKSENQFLKEVDSLALANAQLNVKRSFMNFFQKRAKFPKFKSKKNNIKTYTTNCVNNSIRIEENKYLILPKLKRVKLKYHREIPKDYKIKSVTLTNSNGNYYVSVLTEFEKEIQKIPSNDKVIGLDFSMSELFVSSENQRADYPRYFRMLEKKLKKLQKSLSRKVKFSKNWYRQKVKISKLHEYIKNCRKDFLHKLSKKLSEDYNAVAVEDLNMKGMSRALNFGKSVGDNGWGMFLRMLEYKLMFLGKQFLKIDKWFPSSKTCSKCGNVKEELKLSERSYKCECCGIEIDRDYNASLNIKDIGKLMLEY, via the coding sequence ATGAAATATAATTTAGCATTCAAATACAGAATTTATCCAAATAAAGAGCAGGAATTGTTAATAAACAAGACTTTTGGATGTGTTCGTTTTGTCTACAATACGATCTTGTATACTGCTAATAAAATTTATGAAGAAACCGGAAAAAATAAAATAATTACACCTGCCAGTTTGAAAAGTGAAAATCAATTTTTAAAAGAAGTGGACAGCTTGGCACTTGCAAATGCTCAATTAAATGTAAAACGATCGTTTATGAATTTCTTTCAGAAGAGAGCGAAGTTTCCAAAGTTCAAATCTAAAAAGAATAATATTAAAACTTACACAACAAATTGTGTAAATAATTCGATACGAATAGAGGAAAACAAATATTTGATTTTGCCAAAATTGAAAAGAGTAAAATTAAAATATCATAGAGAAATACCGAAGGATTACAAGATAAAGTCAGTAACATTGACAAACAGTAATGGAAATTACTATGTTTCTGTTTTGACGGAATTTGAAAAAGAAATTCAAAAAATCCCAAGTAATGATAAAGTGATTGGACTTGATTTTTCAATGTCTGAATTATTTGTCAGTTCTGAAAATCAAAGGGCTGATTATCCAAGATATTTTAGGATGTTGGAGAAAAAATTGAAAAAATTACAAAAATCATTGTCAAGAAAAGTAAAATTTTCTAAAAATTGGTATAGACAAAAAGTAAAAATATCGAAATTACATGAGTATATCAAGAATTGTCGAAAAGATTTTTTGCATAAATTATCGAAAAAATTATCTGAAGATTATAATGCTGTGGCTGTTGAGGATTTGAATATGAAGGGGATGAGCCGGGCATTAAATTTTGGGAAAAGTGTAGGAGATAATGGATGGGGAATGTTTTTGAGAATGCTTGAGTATAAACTGATGTTTTTAGGGAAACAATTTTTGAAGATAGATAAGTGGTTTCCATCGTCGAAAACTTGTAGTAAATGTGGAAATGTTAAAGAGGAACTGAAATTATCAGAAAGAAGTTATAAATGTGAGTGCTGTGGGATTGAAATTGATAGAGATTACAATGCGTCATTGAATATAAAAGACATTGGAAAATTGATGTTGGAATATTAG
- a CDS encoding Cof-type HAD-IIB family hydrolase has protein sequence MIKLIAIDMDGTLLNGKKHIDKAQKEAIHEAIDAGIKIVLCTGRPLYGILPFYEELGLSELDSEGYVILNNGCSIHKTKNWELIDQVNFTSDDIDYLYKFSEGYDINFTLVNDYYYFNIDDRKPTDELITDAGFVFSDITNISLKEAKNGKHKIIKIMFLGNPNIMANFQKENESILKDKYSSVLSQPYIYEILPKGNNKGTGLKKLAKKLGIKQEEIMAIGDGNNDIEMFEYANYSVAMENGTKSARKAAKYQTDSNENNGVAKAIRKYALNYSE, from the coding sequence ATGATAAAATTGATTGCAATTGATATGGATGGAACTTTGCTCAATGGAAAAAAACATATTGACAAGGCACAAAAGGAAGCTATTCACGAAGCAATAGACGCAGGAATAAAAATTGTACTTTGTACAGGTAGACCTTTATATGGAATTTTACCATTTTATGAGGAACTTGGGCTATCAGAACTTGATTCAGAAGGATATGTTATTTTGAATAACGGCTGCTCTATTCATAAAACAAAAAACTGGGAGCTGATTGACCAAGTAAATTTCACTTCCGACGATATTGATTATTTATACAAATTCTCTGAAGGTTATGATATAAACTTTACTTTGGTAAATGACTATTATTATTTCAACATAGACGACAGAAAGCCTACAGATGAGCTTATTACAGATGCTGGATTTGTTTTTTCAGATATTACAAATATAAGTCTCAAAGAAGCAAAAAATGGAAAACATAAAATAATAAAAATAATGTTCCTTGGAAATCCTAACATAATGGCAAATTTTCAAAAAGAAAATGAAAGTATTTTAAAAGATAAATATAGTAGTGTATTAAGTCAGCCTTATATTTATGAAATACTGCCAAAAGGTAATAATAAAGGAACTGGATTAAAAAAACTTGCCAAAAAATTGGGAATTAAGCAGGAAGAAATAATGGCAATTGGAGATGGAAATAACGATATTGAAATGTTTGAGTATGCTAATTATAGTGTTGCAATGGAAAATGGAACAAAATCTGCTAGAAAGGCTGCAAAATATCAAACTGATAGTAATGAAAATAACGGTGTAGCAAAAGCGATTAGAAAATACGCTTTGAACTATTCAGAATAG